GACTCATCAACTGTCCCAGCAGCGCTTGCGCGAAAGCATGCGTTCCCTGCGCGCACCAGCCATGCCGAAAGCCACGAAACTGCCGCCGAAATACCTGGCCAACCTCGGTTTCAATCCGACCGGCGCTCAGCAACGAGTCGGCAACGAAATCGCCTACGACCTCAGCCAGCACGAACCGATGCTGCGGCTGATTCAGGGCGACGTCGGCGCAGGCAAAACCGTGGTCGCTGCCCTCGCCGCGCTGCAAGCGCTGGAGGCGGGTTATCAGGTCGCGCTGATGGCGCCGACCGAGATTCTCGCCGAGCAGCACTTCATCACCTTCAAGCGCTGGCTCGAACCGCTGGGCATTGAAGTAGCGTGGCTGGCCGGCAAGCTCAAGGGCAAGAACCGCGTCGCCGCGCTGGAGCAGATCGCCAGCGGCACGCCGATGGTGGTCGGCACTCACGCGCTGTTCCAGGACGAAGTGCAGTTCAAGAACCTCGCGCTGGTGATCATCGACGAACAACACCGCTTCGGCGTGCAACAGCGTCTGGCGCTGCGGCAGAAAGGCGTCGGCGGGCGCATGTGCCCGCATCAACTGATCATGACCGCCACGCCGATTCCCCGGACGCTGGCGATGAGCGCCTACGCCGACCTCGACACCTCGATCCTCGATGAACTGCCGCCCGGTCGAACCCCGGTCAACACCGTGCTGGTCACCGACACCCGCCGCGTCGAAGTCATCGAGCGCGTACGCAGCGCCTGCGCCGAAGGCCGTCAGGCCTATTGGGTGTGCACGCTGATCGAAGAGTCCGAAGAGCTGACCTGTCAGGCCGCCGAAACCACTTTCGAAGACCTCACCGCCGCCCTTGGCGAGTTGAAGGTCGGACTGATCCACGGCCGCATGAAACCCGCCGAGAAAGCCGCCGTCATGGCCGAATTCAAGGCCGGCAACCTGCAACTGCTGGTCGCCACCACGGTGATCGAAGTCGGTGTCGACGTGCCCAACGCCAGCCTGATGATCATCGAAAACCCCGAGCGCCTTGGCCTCGCGCAACTGCACCAGTTGCGCGGTCGCGTCGGCCGGGGCAGCGCGGTCAGCCATTGCGTGCTGCTCTACCATCCGCCGCTGTCGCAGATCGGCCGCCAGCGCCTGGGCATCATGCGCGAGACCAACGACGGTTTCGTCATCGCCGAAAAAGACCTCGAACTGCGCGGCCCCGGCGAAATGCTCGGCACCCGCCAGACCGGCCTGTTGCAATTCAAGGTCGCCGACCTGATGCGCGACGCCGACCTGCTGCCCGCCGTGCGCGATGCCGCCCAGGCATTGCTCGAGCGCTGGCCCACCCACGTCAGCCCGTTGCTCGACCGCTGGCTGCGACACGGGCAGCAATATGGCCAAGTGTGAGCACCGTCGCAGTTTCTGACAGCTCGTTCCAGGCAAGCTGGTTATACTCCTGCAATTGTTTCAAAAACGGATACAGACCATGACCGAAGCTGCTCTCGCCCCCGAACTCCCGCACGCTCCGTCTGTTATTCGGCTGCTGCTCAACAAGCTGGGCATCGCCTACGAAGAAGTGCTCGACCACCACGGCCTCAATGCCTCGCGCAAAGTGCAGGCCGTGTTGCTGGACGACGCGGTCGGTGCGCTGATGGTGCTGTTTCCACAGAGCCAGTTGCTGGATCTCAACCGCCTCGCCGAACTGACGGGCCGTCGCCTGACCGCCGTGTCCACCGAGCGCCTGGAAAAGATGCTCGGCAAACACAGCCTGAGCCTGCTGCCAGGCCTGCCGGCGCTGACCAGTTCGCCGTGCCTCTACGAAGAGGGCCTGCTGCGCGAGCCGAAGTTGCTGATCAACTCCGGCGAGCCGGGCCTGCTGCTGGAAATCGCCAGCGAAGACTTCAAGACCATGCTGACCAAGGCCAGCGCCGCCAACTTTGGCGAAGCCCTGAGCAGCATCCGCCCGAACCTCGACCGTCCGGACGATGACCGCGAGGAAATCACCCAGGCCGTGCAGGCGTTCACCGCGCGGCGCATCCAGCAGCGTCTGGAAGCGACCATCGAGATCCCGCCGCTGGCCGAAACCGCACAAAAAATCATCAAGCTGCGCGTAGACCCGAACGCCACCATCGACGACATCACCGGCGTGGTCGAAACCGACCCGGCGCTGGCTGCGCAAGTGGTGAGCTGGGCGGCGTCGCCGTACTACGCCTCGCCAGGCAAGATCCGTTCGGTGGAAGACGCGATCGTCCGCGTGCTGGGCTTCGATCTGGTGATCAACCTGGCGCTGGGCCTGGCCCTCGGCAAGACCCTGAGCCTGCCCAAGGATCACCCGCAACACACCACGCCGTACTGGCAGCAGTCGATCTACACCGCTGCCGTCATCGAAGGCCTGACCCGCGCCATGCCGCGCGCCCAGCGCCCGGAAGCCGGCCTGACCTACCTCGCCGGCCTGCTGCACAACTTCGGCTACCTGCTGCTGGCCCACGTGTTCCCGCCGCACTTCTCGCTGATCTGCCGCCACCTGGAGGTCAACCCGCACCTGTGCCACAGCTACGTCGAGCAACACCTGCTGGGCATCAGCCGCGAACAGATCGGCTCCTGGCTGATGCGCTACTGGGACATGCCGGACGAACTGGCCACCGCCTTGCGCTTCCAGCACGACCCGAACTACGACGGTGCCTACGCCGAATACCCGAACCTCGTCTGCCTGGCCGTGCGCCTGCTGCGCGGTCGCGGAATCGGCTCCGGGCCGGATGAAGACATTCCGGATGCGTTGCTGGAACGCGTTGGTCTGACTCGCGACAAGGCCAATGACGTCGTCAGCAAAGTGCTTGAGGCGGAAGTGCTGTTGCGTGAACTGGCTTCGCAGTTTAGCCAGGCTTAAAGCACTCTTCGGAACGTCAACCAGGGCCTGTTTTGATTGCAAATAGGGCCCTGGTTCCACAGATTTCGGTCACTTTGCCAGCAACGACAGCAAACTAGCGCCCTGCTATGATTTGACGGCAAACAGAGGGATTTCCGATGACCCAAACAGATGCTGTCAGCGTTGCAAGCGAAGTTCGCAAACTAGCCAAAGACAACAAGGTTACGGCCAGACGTGACGGCATGAGTCGTATGGCCGTGGGAATTACCCGCTTGGCTGGTGATGTCGTCGAGCTGGATGGCATCGAACAGTTGCTCGTCAATCTCAAGCGAAAAGGCATTCTGAGCAAATCTGAAATCCTGGCGCTCCAAGGGCGCTATCTTCAGGAAAGGCGTGCACAGAAACGTAGCGCATGACTTTTGATCCGTTCGGCGACTTCGAAACGGCTGGATATCTTCAAAACTCGCTGGACTCCGAGCCTCCTGAGCCCGATAGCTGAAGAGGCTGAACCGTCCCGGCAAGCTACCTGAAAGACCTATGCCTTCGGCTTGGCCTTCCGCGGCTTCAAATACTTCATCAACCCCTGAAACCACATCACCAGCGCCGGATTCCCCTTGAGCTGGATCGACTTGTCCTGAATCCCCTGCATGAACGCCAGCTGCTTGTTCTTCGCCTGCATCGTGGCAAACCCGAACGCCGCGTCTTTAAAGGCAATCGCAAACGCCGGCTCCGCCACCACCCCGGACTTGCTGGTAATCCGCTGGTCCTTCACCACGAAATGCCGCGCCACCTTCCCGTCCAGAGTCTGTAGCTGAAACACCAGATCCTTGTCACCCAACTGCTGCTGGAACGCAGGATTTGTCCGACTGGCCTTACCCATCAACAGACCCAGCATCCACAGAAGAAAACGAAATTTCATGCGCACAGCCTCAAAAGGAAAATGAACGGCCGGGGGAGTGTAAGTGATTCGGGTGGATTCGCCACTATCTTGGATTGATAGAAGACGATGTAGCGCTTTTCCCGCCAGATGACTACCAAGTCACGAACTCCAACCCCCGAACCTGATCGTTCCCGCGCTCCGCGTGGGAATGCATCCCGTGACGCTCCGCGTTACACCATCCCCCCGTCCTACACCTGAAGAAACACATTCCTGTAGGAGCTGCCGATAGCAGTGGTTTCTTGTTCCTCTACCCGCAAATCCTTGGGAAATGTCCTTCAAACTGCGGTGCTGTCCATGAACTAGGCAGGCTGGAGCATCGTCGATAGCCTCTATGTGTCGCCGCAAAATCGGTGACTCGGACGTGCAAGTCCGATGGGGCACACAATCGCTTATGGCAATTCATCGGGCATTTTCCTATGCTCGCGGGTCGTTATGGCGGCTGTGTGTGGGAGGCTTCCGAGCCTGCCGGATAGCTCCACCGGTCTTGCACACCTATGCACAGCTGCCACCACTTTCGAAGTGCGAGCGAAAACGGTGTCGGCTCCTAAAACATGGAGCAAGACCTAATGATCAAACCAACACCGAATCCCCCCGAAATTCCAGAAAACCCAGAAACCTCCCCCTACGAATCCCACGATTCGAAGAAACTCCACGAAGCCGCCGAACGCGCCCTCGACCACCACTTCAAACCCAGCGCCCCACGCCCCAAACGCCTGGGCGGCCTGTTCGCCCTATGCCCCAACGCTGACGCCGAAGCCCTCATGGCCAACGCCTCCGAAGACCTCCTGTCCATCAGTGCCTTCGCCGCCAACCTGGCCGACGACCTCGACGGCCCACGCCGCTCGATGGCGCTGGGCCTGAGCAGAATGGCGGATGGCGTGCGGTTGATGGTTGAAGGCACGCTCGATCACATTGAGTTTCGAGAGTATCAGGCCAAGCCGTAGCTGAATCGCGGGCGGAAAAAAGGGGACGATGAGTCCCCTTCTTCAGTGATTACGATTCACCACTGACAGCCCGCATTTGTTGACGGCTCCATGTTGAACGCATGGTCAAAAGAATACTTTTTTCCAGATTTGTAGTTTGTGTAGGTCATCTCATCTACCCGGCCGCCCTGAGTGACCATTTGATACTCACCTGTCAGCGCACCGTCAGCCACTTCAACCCAAGTCGTCGTGTATTGATACGGACGCCCATACAACAACTCTTCTTGTTCAGTACTGCGGTGAACCAGATCAATAGCTTTCTTCGACGTGCTGTACCTGACACCCGCTCCGCTCCATTTCAAAACGGAGTCGTAGTAGGTTCTGAATTCGAAATTGATGCTTTTGCCCTCTTTCGAGCGAAAGCAATAAACCTCCGCTTTGATCTCACTGTGGGCCATCAGTGGACAGAGAAGTAAAAACGCAGGAAGAAACACAGACAATGATTTCAAACCGATCAATCCTTAACGGTTCAGAGGTAACTGAAAACGCATTCGCGCCGTGCAATAGACTAAATCTTCCCGGAGCACACGTTCGCTCATTTCGCAGTGCCCACTGGCGTATTGCTTAAATAGCGGATCATCGAGCTCAGCCCCTCCCAATCGCTCGATTGAAGCCATCATTTCCCTCTCCCGGTTCTCACCGACACCTGCCATTACGGATGCCGCCTTGTAGAAGCCATCAATCATCATGCCAGTCTGTAGAGCAACCAATTCCCCCAACCGGGCATTGGTTGTTTGCACCAGGCACCCAAGCCTTTCGATGGGTGCCTCTGCACCGGGCAAGGCCGACTGATAGATCTCCTCGCAATACGCCTCTTTGAAGCGCACCCACTTCTTTTGCACATCAGTCAGTTGTTTCTTGTCGGCAGGTGCCAAACTGACCAGCGCTTTCTTGTATTGCTCATTCAACACCGCATCGACTTTCTCGAGAGTCTGCTGACCGCAAATAATCATATCGGGATTGGAAAAGCTGTCGGGATTACAGGTTTCCTGGGCATGCGCAGGAACCAGCAATGCAGCCAAAGAAGCACCCGCGACCAGTTCAAATAACGCCTTGAGTTTGATCATGATCCGGATACTCCGGCACTGCGCTCAGCTACCCGTCCAGAAGTCTTCGAGGCACCGGGCTCGGATGCGCCGCACTTCAGTTCTTTGATCTGCTCGTTTTGAATCGGAATTACACAGGCGAGGCGCTTTTCGCCGGTAGGGCGAAGCTCTGTCAGGCTAAGCGTCACGTGCAAACCGTCGTCCGCAAATACGTGATCTTCAAACCCGGCATAGCTATAACCCGACCTGAACGATTTGCCGTCAAAACTGCAAAAGCGCCTGGACGACAACACCCTCCAATTGCCGTCCGGCGCAAGGATTTGCACATCGAGGCACGGACTACCAAACGCGGTGACATAACGAGCAACAACATCACCAA
The sequence above is a segment of the Pseudomonas sp. HS6 genome. Coding sequences within it:
- the recG gene encoding ATP-dependent DNA helicase RecG, producing MTELSQVSVTALKGVGEAMAEKLAKVGLENLQDVLFHLPLRYQDRTRVVPIGALRPGQDAVVEGTVSGADVVMGRRRSLVVRLQDGTGGLSLRFYHFSNAQKEGLKRGTRVRCYGEARPGASGLEIYHPEYRAITGDEPPPVDETLTPVYPLTEGLTQARLRQLCLQTLTLLKPATLPDWLPTELARDYQLAPLADAIRYLHNPPADADVDELALGHHWAQHRLAFEELLTHQLSQQRLRESMRSLRAPAMPKATKLPPKYLANLGFNPTGAQQRVGNEIAYDLSQHEPMLRLIQGDVGAGKTVVAALAALQALEAGYQVALMAPTEILAEQHFITFKRWLEPLGIEVAWLAGKLKGKNRVAALEQIASGTPMVVGTHALFQDEVQFKNLALVIIDEQHRFGVQQRLALRQKGVGGRMCPHQLIMTATPIPRTLAMSAYADLDTSILDELPPGRTPVNTVLVTDTRRVEVIERVRSACAEGRQAYWVCTLIEESEELTCQAAETTFEDLTAALGELKVGLIHGRMKPAEKAAVMAEFKAGNLQLLVATTVIEVGVDVPNASLMIIENPERLGLAQLHQLRGRVGRGSAVSHCVLLYHPPLSQIGRQRLGIMRETNDGFVIAEKDLELRGPGEMLGTRQTGLLQFKVADLMRDADLLPAVRDAAQALLERWPTHVSPLLDRWLRHGQQYGQV
- a CDS encoding aminoacyl-tRNA deacylase and HDOD domain-containing protein; the encoded protein is MTEAALAPELPHAPSVIRLLLNKLGIAYEEVLDHHGLNASRKVQAVLLDDAVGALMVLFPQSQLLDLNRLAELTGRRLTAVSTERLEKMLGKHSLSLLPGLPALTSSPCLYEEGLLREPKLLINSGEPGLLLEIASEDFKTMLTKASAANFGEALSSIRPNLDRPDDDREEITQAVQAFTARRIQQRLEATIEIPPLAETAQKIIKLRVDPNATIDDITGVVETDPALAAQVVSWAASPYYASPGKIRSVEDAIVRVLGFDLVINLALGLALGKTLSLPKDHPQHTTPYWQQSIYTAAVIEGLTRAMPRAQRPEAGLTYLAGLLHNFGYLLLAHVFPPHFSLICRHLEVNPHLCHSYVEQHLLGISREQIGSWLMRYWDMPDELATALRFQHDPNYDGAYAEYPNLVCLAVRLLRGRGIGSGPDEDIPDALLERVGLTRDKANDVVSKVLEAEVLLRELASQFSQA
- a CDS encoding SCP2 sterol-binding domain-containing protein; translation: MKFRFLLWMLGLLMGKASRTNPAFQQQLGDKDLVFQLQTLDGKVARHFVVKDQRITSKSGVVAEPAFAIAFKDAAFGFATMQAKNKQLAFMQGIQDKSIQLKGNPALVMWFQGLMKYLKPRKAKPKA
- a CDS encoding DUF6124 family protein, with product MIKPTPNPPEIPENPETSPYESHDSKKLHEAAERALDHHFKPSAPRPKRLGGLFALCPNADAEALMANASEDLLSISAFAANLADDLDGPRRSMALGLSRMADGVRLMVEGTLDHIEFREYQAKP
- a CDS encoding lysozyme inhibitor LprI family protein; its protein translation is MIKLKALFELVAGASLAALLVPAHAQETCNPDSFSNPDMIICGQQTLEKVDAVLNEQYKKALVSLAPADKKQLTDVQKKWVRFKEAYCEEIYQSALPGAEAPIERLGCLVQTTNARLGELVALQTGMMIDGFYKAASVMAGVGENREREMMASIERLGGAELDDPLFKQYASGHCEMSERVLREDLVYCTARMRFQLPLNR